The genome window AGTATAATCAAACTCTTTTTGCTCATTAAGCTTAAAGTCTATCCTAACACCTTTTGCCATTTTGCTTTCATCTGCTAAAGCCAAAAGCGCCAATGCTGCTTTTTGCACATCTTTATCAAGTTCTAAAATCATACCTATCATACCAAAAAGATTAAAAAAACTATTAGTAACATTAAACTCTTTTTGCACTAGAGTAAATTCTTTTTCATAATTAGCTAGCAATCTCTTAGCAACATCATCTTGACTTATAGTTTTATAAAACTCATCAAAGCTCTTTGGCAGGGAAAGTTTTAAAAGGTTTAATTCTTTATCAAGTAAAATAACATCATCATAAGCCTTGCTAAGCTCTAAAAGCAAAGTTTTTTTATCTTTAAAATCAGTCAATATACAAGAAATTCTTGCAAAATTTTTATCTTCTTTTTGAAAAATCAAATTTCTAAATTCAGGTAAAATATAATCATATCCTTTGCACACAAGCAATTCATTTTCTATGAAAGCAACTTCAAAATCATCTTCAAAATGCTCTATTTTTTTGAAATTTAAAAATTTCACTCCTTCTTTTTCTAACTCATAGCATATTGCAAATAAAAAAAGATTATCATAAAGTTTGATTTTAAAATACTCTTGTGTTGGTGAGTGGTTTTGTCTAAAAATAGCATTAAACTTAAGTTTCATTAGAGGTTTTTCAACCCCTGCTAAAATTTTAAATTGCTCATTATTGCATGAAAAAAATGCATTGATATGTTTTGGATCGCTTGGGATTAAAAAATCATCTAAGTTATCATTAAAAATTTCAAAAACATACACTCCTTTTGAATTTTTAAAATATATTTTTTCTTGTTTTTTTAATCTCTCTAAAGCTTTTTTTAAATTATCATGGAAATTTTCTTTAGTGATTTTTATAAACTCATTTTCTATTTTAAATTCCTCATCTACAAAAACGCCCCATTCATTGCTTAAAAGTTCACCTTGGGTGTATGCATTTGCATTCAGTCTAGTTAAAAAACTTCTTTTAGTGAAATTTTTTTCTTTTTTTATAGGTGTGAAATCTTCTTCTATAAGCTTTAAATCAAATTTATTCAAAAACACGCTATGGCTGATTTTTTCTAAAGTAGTGCAAAATGCTTGAATTTCATCTTTCTCGCCTTTTACCTTAATGGTGATTTTTTCATCTTTTTGTTCATAGTGATATGTGTAATCTTTAGCATAATAACCAAGTAAATATTCAAAAATGTCATTTTTGGATTTATAATTAAAAGTAATTTCTAAAAGCAAATCAAAAACCTTAAAAATAAAATTTTTTAAAAACATAAATATAACAATTTTAATTCTAAGGAAAGCTTAAAAAGCTATCTAATTCTAGATAGCTTTATTTTTAGTAATTAAATTCAGAATCAATGGCGATTTTTTGAATTGCTTTTTTGTTTTCAAATTTCAAAAGCGGTGCATTTTTATCCATACCTAATACTTTTGCTTTTTTACCATCAAGTAGCAAGGCAACTCCTTCAGGTAAAGCATAGATACTTACACTAGGATTTACGATCAAAAACTCTTCTAATCTTTCTTCACGACTTTCGCCATTATGTCCTGCTGGCTTACCGGAGATAAAATGTGGGTTGATTTGATGTGGGAAGATATTAAAAGTATTAAAAGATTTTGGCTCAACAATAGGCATATCATTAGTTGTTTTCATAGTCGCACCTGCTACATTTGAACCTGCTGACCAACCCACATAAGGCACACCCTCACTTACTCTTTTTGCAATGAGTTCTACTAGGTTGTTATTATAGAGTTGATTAACTAATTCAAAAGTATTTCCACCACCTACAAATATTGCATCAGCATTCTTAATAATCTCAGCAGCATTACCCCTATGCACGCTAATTATTTGAAGTCCCAAGCTTTCTAAGGCTTTAGAAACTTGTGCTTCATATTGATCGTAAGTTTTTCGTACACCTGCATAAGGAATGAAGGCTACTTTTTTACCTTTTAAGTTATTTCTTTCAACAAATTCTTTAAGCCAAGGCAAGGCATGATTTAAATATCCTGTATTTTTATAACCTGAACTTGAAAGCAATAAAGCCTTTTGTTTGTCTTTTGAAAAATTAATCATTTCGTTTGACTTTGCGTTTAATGCTACCGCACTAAAGAGCATAGTAGCTAAACCAAGAGCGCCTATTTTTAACAAACTTCTTCTTTTCATTGTCTTTCCTTTAAAAATATATTTAAAAACTATTTATTTTAATCAATATATTTTTAAAATACAATTAAAAAATAAGAGTTTTTAAAAACACTTCCCTTTCTTTATAATCTGGCATCAAACGATACAAAAAGTCGTAAAATTCTTTTTGGTGATGTGGGTAGATCAAGTGAGTTAACTCATGAACAATGACATATTCTATTGCTTTTATGGGTTTTTGCATGAGTTTTAAATTTAAGTTTATATATGCTTTTTGATGATTGCATGAACCCCATCTTGAGACCATTTCTTTAATGCAAATTCTTTGCACTTTTCTATCAAAAGCAAATTGCCACTTGTGGATAAAAAATTCAAAAACAATCCTTGCACTTTGTCTTATAAAAGTTTGCAAGTGTTTTTGGTCTTTTGCGTATATTTTATCTTTTTGAATTCGTACTTTTTTGTATTTTTCACCCCAAACCAAATGAAATTTCTTTCCCAAAAAATACACTTCATCTTCGGACAAAACCACTCTTTTTGAAGCTAATTCTTTTTCCTTGGCTCTTATCCAAGCTTCATTTTTTTCTAAAAAGTGCAAAACATCTCTTTGTTCATAGTATAGTGGTATGCTAAGTTTAAAATTTAAGTTTCTATCTACTCGAAGCCTAAGGTATTTTAGCTTTTTCTTTTCATATGTAAAACGAAATTCTTTAAATTCTAAAATTCCTTTTATACTAATGCTTTGTTTTGCCATTTTTTACTTTTCCATCTATAAGAATTTACAATACCACGTAAAAACTCATCTGCGCAAAATCCTATCCAAATTCCTAGCATTCCAAGTCCTGCATAAAAACAAAGCACATAACCTACCGGCAAAGACACCCCAAGCATAAATACCACTCCACTTAAAAACGGAAATCTAGCATCTCCTGTAGCTCTTAGTGAATTTACCATGACTATATTGAAAGTTCTTGAAATTTCTAAAAAAATCGAAAGAGTAAAAAGTGGTATCATTAGTTCTTTTAAATTTTCTTCAAGTTTCACCACACCCATGGTAAAGTCTTGCAAAACATAATTTAACAAAGCCACAAAAGCACTTGCGATCACACTAAAATAAAGCGCTATCCAAGTATGCTTATAAGCTACATTTAAATACCTTGCACCCACTAGTTTACCTATGATGATTTCATTAGCTACGCTTATAGCTTGTCCTACTAGCATAATGAGTAAAGAAATTTGAAAATAAATCGTTTGGACACTTAAGCTTTCTTTACCCAAACTTGCCACAAAGGCAAAAGCAATGGTGTATTGGATAAACCATATCAAATGCTCCCCTGCTGCAAACCCACCGATGTTGAGTATCTTTTTTAAAACCATTTTTTCAAGACTTATCATTTCTTTAAATTTTAAATGAATTTTAAGCTTAAAGCTAAGTATACCCACAAGCATACAAAAAGATATCGCACGCCCTGTTATATTGCTAAGCCCTACTCCAAAAAGCTCTAACTTAGTAAAATGCAACACGTAAAAATTTCCTATGAATATCACAACATTCATTAACAAAGTAGTAAACATAACCCAATAAGCCATATTGTATACTCTTACAATAGCAGCTAATACTATACCCATAGCATCAAAAAACAAGCAAATTCCAAGCATATGCAAGTAAATTTCACTATCTTTTAAAAGTTCATTTGGAATTTGTAAAAGATGAAGCAAAAACTCTCCATGCCATAAAATCAAACTTCCACACACTAGTCCAATCAGTGCGTTTAAAAATAAACTTTGATGAATGGCCTTTCTAGCTAGAGTATAGTCTTTAGCTCCTAAAGCTTGAGCGATTACCACACTACAACCTACACTTAAAAAGCTAAAAATAATGATAAACAAATCAGCCACCTGATTACCCGCGCCCATAGCTCCAACTAAAAAGTTAGAATACTGCGAAACCATCACAGTATTGATAATCAAAGAAAAATATCTTAAAAACATTTCAAGTAGTATAGGCATACTAAGATGCTTAAGCGAAAGTTGTTTGCTTGCCATGAATACTCTTTATGATAGTAAATTTTGAAAGTATAAAAAGTAATTTTACTTAAAAATTACTTTTTGTAAGCTTTATAATATCTCTAAAATAAATTTATCACCTTTATCTTTAAAAGTAAAGACTTTATTTTTACAAGGATAAGATATGCTATCTTCTTTCATACTAAATGTCTTATCTTTTAATTTTTCAAGCAAAATAGGCAATTCTTTATTAAATAAAGCCTTATCAGGAATTCCACAACCATGAGTTAAATTTTTTACAAATTTACCATCTATATTTTCCTCATCAATCAAATGAAAATCCACCTCATAACCCAATGCTTTTAAAATTTCCATCATTGAATTTTTATGATCAGATGGGGTTAAGTCATCTTTTGCACTATGATAACTTGTATAGATGATGTTTTTGTTCTTTTGTGCTTGCAAAATCAAGTGATCCTTGTTCAACAAAGCTCTTATTAGGTAGTTTTCATCAGCAAAATAATAAGGTGAGCTTGGATCTTTGCGTGTCCAGTAGGTTTCTACATAACAATAAACCTTACTATTAAGTTCATCTTCATTTAAAACTGCATCTCCTTGATTTAAATCTCTTCCTACAATATACCTCAAAGGCGGTAAAGCAGCCCCAGAATTATCTATCACTCCATCTACGTACCAAGGAGCTATTTTCGCACACATTAGCGCTACTAAGCCACCATATGAGCCCCCTCCATAAATTTTTGGTAAAGATTTAAATTGAGGATAATTTTTCACAATATCTTTTAAAGCATTGATATGATCAATGGCAGGCATAATGGCAAAATTTTGATACTCATTATTTGGCGGAACAAAAGTTACAGATAAATCAACTTTATAATCCCTATCCAACAAACCTTTGTCTTTTAGTGCAGTCATTTTTTGATCAAGAACATGGTAATATTTTTCTATACTAGTTGTATTATTCAATATTTCAAAATCAACTTTAAATTCCTCAAAGGCTTTTTCAAATTTCCTTATATCATCTAGCAAAAAAGTCATTTCAGCGCTATACTTCTCCACATCAGATCTTCTTTGGCAAAAACAATGATAAAAAACATTTACAGCTACTACATCAAATTTTTTAGCAATAAATTTTCGGTAACTTTCTAAAAAATGTATATTTGCATTAGCTCCATAACCACCTATGATAAAAACTATCGCTTTCATTTCTTTACTGTCATCATAAGTGATTCTATATTCTAGCTTACTTTCTCTTTTTATATTTAATTCTACATCATCACAAGAATCTATGAAATAAGTTTCATTTTTAAGCATGTTAAGCCTTTTGGAAAATTTGATTAATTATATCATCAAAATTTTCCAAACAAACAAAAATCACCCAAAAGATCCACTTAAATAAGCTTTTGTTTTTTCTTCTTTAGGATTTTCAAAAAATTCCTTACTCTCTCCAAATTCTATCAGCTCCCCTAAATGAAAAAATGCAGTATAATCAGCCACACGTTTACCTTGTTGCATGTTGTGTGTTACCATAACCATAGAAAGATTATGACTTAATTCTTTAATAAGTTCTTCTATTACACTTGAAGATATAGGATCAAGTGCAGAAGTTGGTTCATCTAAAAGCAATAATTTTGGCTTTATAGCCAAAGCTCTTGCGATACAAAGACGTTGTTGTTGGCCGCCTGAAAGTGCTAGAGCGTTTTGTTTTAATTTGTCCTTTACTTCTTCAAAAAGCCCCACTTTTTTAAGGCATTTTTCTACTAAAGCATCTTCTTCATCTTTATTTTTAATCATTCCATGGAGTTTTGGAGCATAAGAAATATTATCATAAATGCTTTTTACAAAAACATTAGGTTGTTGAAATACCATGCCAACTTTTTTTCTAAGCATAACCAAGTCTTGGTTTTTAACATCTTTTCCTTCGATCTCTACAAGGCCATCGGTTTTAGCTATTTTGTCATTCATCCTATTAAAACAACGCAAAAATGTGGATTTTCCACAACCTGAAGCACCTATTAAAGCTGTGATTTTATTTTTTTTAATTTCCATATTAATATCAAATAAAGCTTGTTTTTTACCATAAAATAAATTAAGATTTGTTGTTTTTGCTATCATTTTAATTTTCCTTGAAAATATCTTCTTAAAAGTATTGCAGCTAAGTTTAATATTACCAATAAAAGTAAAAGCATGATAATTCCCGCTGCTGTTCTTTCTAAAAATGCACGCTCTGGCATAGCCGACCATGAAAAAATTTGAGCAGGCAAAACACTTGTTGGTGCAAAAATACTATTTGCCACATCAGGTATAAAAGCTATCATACCTATAATCATCAAAGGTGCGGTTTCACCAATAGCCCCTGCTAGAGTTAAAATAGAACCTGTTAAAATCATAGGCATTGCTAAAGGCAACATAATACCTCTAATCATTTGAACTTTAGTCATACCTAAAGCATATGCAGCGTTTTTCATATTAATATCTACGCTTTTTAAAGCCGCTTTGGTAGATACTATAACAATAGGCAAACTCATGATCGCCAAAGTAAGTCCTCCAGCCAAAGCACTTGAGCGAGGTATCCCAAAAAGATTGATAAACACTCCAAGTCCTAAAAGTCCAAATAAAATACTAGGAATGCTAGCCAAATTATTTATACACACCTCGATAAAATGGGTAAATGCATTTTGTGGAGCAAATTCTTCTAGGTAAATAGCTGCTCCAACTCCAATTGGCACACTAACTACCATGCATACTACCATCACAAGCAAGGTTCCAACCACAGAAGCAAAAATTCCTGAATTTTCAGGCGACTTAGAATCTCCATTAAAAAAGAAATTTGTATTAAAGCTTAGCTTAATTTCTTGCTTTTGAACTAATTCATCAACTAGATTTTTTTGCTTATCATTTAATTTATTATAATTTTTTTTCATATACTGATCTACTTCTGAATTTGCCAAAAGCCAAGATTTTTCTTTGACTTGACCTGTTCTTATTTTTCTTTGTTCAGCGCGCGATAAAAGCTCATAAGAAGGATTATTTCTATCAGCTTCTACATAAATATAAGTTTGCTTAAAAGCCCCTATACCTAGATATCCTACACTTGATAAAAAAACAAAAAGAAAGATAAGATTGATATAAAATCCCATCTTGCAAAATCTTTTAAAATTTTTCGAAGCTTTTTTTCTTTGCTTAAAAAGTTTTCTCATAAATTTTTCCTTTTATGAAAGCGATTTATCAAATAAACGCTAAAAATATTAATGATTAAAGTAATGATAAAAAGCACAAGCCCTAAAGAAAATGCACTTAAAGCTAAAGAACTATCAAAAGCTTGATCACCGCTTAATGCTTCTACTATTTTGACGGTTACTGTTGTCATATCTTCTAAAAAATTCATTGTTAAATTTGGACGCAATGAAGCCGCCATAACAACTATCATCGTTTCTCCTAAAGCTCTTGAAAGCCCCAAAAGACAAGCTGCGACTATACCTGGCATTGCTTCTGGTAAAATCACCGCAAAGATAACTTCTTTTTTGGTCATACCTAAAGCATATGCACCATTGATCCTTTTTAAACTTACCGCTTCAATGCAATCTTGCGAGAGCGAAGCTACTATAGGAATTATCATAACACCCATGATAAAACCTGCACCTAAAGCACTTTGAAAACTTGCTTTAATACCCAAAAAAGAAAAAAACCATACTATAAAAGGTGCCACCACTATAGCTGCGAAAAACCCAAAGACAACTGTAGGAATTCCTGCTATGGTTTCTAAAATAGGCTTGAAGTAATTTTTAGATTTTTTACCTGCAAATACTCCAAGATATATCGCACACATTACACCCAAAGGCAAGGCTGTTAGCATCGCTATAAAAGAAATATAAAAAGTTCCCCAAAACAAACTCAAAGCACCAAAAACTCCGTGCTTACTACTTCCATCAGCACCTACAAATGCAGCATCTGCTGCCCACTGACTTGAAAATAAAAAAGTCAACACGCTTTCTTTTTGAAAAAACTTCAATGCCTCGATTAAAATTGTTAGCATAATAGCAAAACTCACGATCACGCTAACAAAAGCACAAAGAAAAAGCGTTAGTTTTATTATTTTTTCTTTTATCAATTTTACATCCTAAATCAAAAAACTCTTCCAGCTTTAACAAGCTCATCAGTTAATAAAGTTTTTTCTTTTATATGTTTTTGGGTTGCTTTTAAAGTTTCTTCATCCAAAGGAACCAATCCTATTTTTTCTAATTCCGCTCCACTTTTAGCTAGATCATCACTCATATAAATTTTTGCAAATTCAAATACTTCGGGATTTTTCTTAGCGTTTATATATATAAACAAAGAACGCGCTAACTTATACTTTCCTTTAGAAATATTTTTTTCATCAGCCTTTACATTGTCAATATATACAGCATTAACCTTATCATCATTACTAGCTAAAAATCCGTATCCAAAAAGCCCAAAAGCTTCTTTATCAACAGAAAGTTTTGAAATAATTAAATTATCATTTTCTCCGCTTGGTATAAAAACTCCATCTTGGCGTATAGTTTTATATGCACCTTTATATTCAGGAATTTTTTTAGAAATATCTACCATTACAAGTTCTTCTATACTATCTCTTGTTCCTGAACTTGATGGAGGACCATAAATGGTGATTTTTCTATTTGGTAGGTTTTTATTGATTTGTTGCCAATTTGTATAAGGATTTGGGATTAATTTTCCATCTTGTGGAATTTCTTTAGCCAAAGCTAAAAATAACTCATGTAAGCTTATATTTAATGGAGTGTTGATTTTATTTTGTGCTAAAACTATGCCATCATAACCTATCATAACGCCGACTATATCGCTTACACCTGATTTTTTACAAGTTTCAAATTCACTCAGTTTAATAGCTCTTGAAGCATTAGAAATATCAATAATTCCTTCGCAAAACACTTTAAAACCGCCACCCGTGCCAATACTTTCAACTATAGGTGTTTTTGTATTTTTTATAACAGCATATTCTTCAGCAACAAAAGAAGTAAAAGGATACACAGTAGATGAACCTGCTATTTTTAATTCTGCTGCATTTAAGCTAACAAAACAAGCCATACTTAAAGCTAAAAGTTTTTTCATTTTTTCTCCTTAGTTAAAAAGTAATGCAAATTTAAAAAAACTTGGAAACATTTTGGATACATGTATTTTTTGATATAATTTTTATATGTTAAATATTATTTTGATAGAAGATGATAAAGACTTAAACGAATTAATCACACTAAGACTTAGTCAAGAAAGTATGAGAATTTATAGTTATTTTGATTTTTTTGACTTAGAGACCTTTTTAGATACCAATGAAATAGACTTGATTATCATGGATAGAAACCTGCCAAGTGGCGATAGTGTAGAATTAATCAAACAATTAAGAAAAAAAGGCTATATAGAGCCTGTAATTTTTCTTAGCGCAAAGACTTTACAAAAAGACATTTTAGAGGGTTTTGAACAAGGTTGTGATGATTATATATGCAAACCTTTTGATTTTAATGAGCTTTTATTTAGAATCAAAGCCGTAACTAAAAGAAATAAAACTCCAAAAGAACAAATTTCTTATCAAGATTTTACTTTATACATCGATGAAAGAAGATTAATCTATCAAACAAATACATTTGAAAACTTATCAACCTTAGATGTGGAATTACTCAAGTGTTTTTTTAATCACAAAAATCAACTTCTAAGCCGTCAGTTTTTAAGCGAGCAAGTGTGGAAAAATGACACAACAAGTGATAAAACGATCAATACAGCTATTTTAAGATTAAAACAAAAAATTCCACAGATTAAAAAAAATATCATTTCAGTGCGTTCGGTAGGTTATAAATTGTGCTAAAAATAAAAACATTTTTCTTTTTTATACTTGGATCTTTTTGTATCGCTTTTTTTGTATTGTTTTATTTTTTTAATGAAAGCTACATTAACACTACAGTAAAAAATACCTATGAGCAAAAACTAAAAACACTCAATGATGTTTTACAATTTCAGTTATTAGATACATTAAATTCTAACAATATAAACCAATTTGCCCTAGAAACTAGAGCAGATTTTATCATCAAGCAAGATGATACTATTTTTTCATCATTAAAAGATTATTCTTATTTTTTAAATCACTTCAAAGCTGATTTTA of Campylobacter sp. 2014D-0216 contains these proteins:
- a CDS encoding Kae1-like domain-containing protein gives rise to the protein MLLEITFNYKSKNDIFEYLLGYYAKDYTYHYEQKDEKITIKVKGEKDEIQAFCTTLEKISHSVFLNKFDLKLIEEDFTPIKKEKNFTKRSFLTRLNANAYTQGELLSNEWGVFVDEEFKIENEFIKITKENFHDNLKKALERLKKQEKIYFKNSKGVYVFEIFNDNLDDFLIPSDPKHINAFFSCNNEQFKILAGVEKPLMKLKFNAIFRQNHSPTQEYFKIKLYDNLFLFAICYELEKEGVKFLNFKKIEHFEDDFEVAFIENELLVCKGYDYILPEFRNLIFQKEDKNFARISCILTDFKDKKTLLLELSKAYDDVILLDKELNLLKLSLPKSFDEFYKTISQDDVAKRLLANYEKEFTLVQKEFNVTNSFFNLFGMIGMILELDKDVQKAALALLALADESKMAKGVRIDFKLNEQKEFDYTKTLRSVMSFKLAGVENQIIALGVVESLAYFLRDLFDDLKAKNQVDCVVLSGSLFEHKSLSKNVFKHIPFFKLSDVPLWI
- the pepE gene encoding dipeptidase PepE, with the protein product MKRRSLLKIGALGLATMLFSAVALNAKSNEMINFSKDKQKALLLSSSGYKNTGYLNHALPWLKEFVERNNLKGKKVAFIPYAGVRKTYDQYEAQVSKALESLGLQIISVHRGNAAEIIKNADAIFVGGGNTFELVNQLYNNNLVELIAKRVSEGVPYVGWSAGSNVAGATMKTTNDMPIVEPKSFNTFNIFPHQINPHFISGKPAGHNGESREERLEEFLIVNPSVSIYALPEGVALLLDGKKAKVLGMDKNAPLLKFENKKAIQKIAIDSEFNY
- a CDS encoding M48 family metallopeptidase; this translates as MAKQSISIKGILEFKEFRFTYEKKKLKYLRLRVDRNLNFKLSIPLYYEQRDVLHFLEKNEAWIRAKEKELASKRVVLSEDEVYFLGKKFHLVWGEKYKKVRIQKDKIYAKDQKHLQTFIRQSARIVFEFFIHKWQFAFDRKVQRICIKEMVSRWGSCNHQKAYINLNLKLMQKPIKAIEYVIVHELTHLIYPHHQKEFYDFLYRLMPDYKEREVFLKTLIF
- a CDS encoding MATE family efflux transporter produces the protein MASKQLSLKHLSMPILLEMFLRYFSLIINTVMVSQYSNFLVGAMGAGNQVADLFIIIFSFLSVGCSVVIAQALGAKDYTLARKAIHQSLFLNALIGLVCGSLILWHGEFLLHLLQIPNELLKDSEIYLHMLGICLFFDAMGIVLAAIVRVYNMAYWVMFTTLLMNVVIFIGNFYVLHFTKLELFGVGLSNITGRAISFCMLVGILSFKLKIHLKFKEMISLEKMVLKKILNIGGFAAGEHLIWFIQYTIAFAFVASLGKESLSVQTIYFQISLLIMLVGQAISVANEIIIGKLVGARYLNVAYKHTWIALYFSVIASAFVALLNYVLQDFTMGVVKLEENLKELMIPLFTLSIFLEISRTFNIVMVNSLRATGDARFPFLSGVVFMLGVSLPVGYVLCFYAGLGMLGIWIGFCADEFLRGIVNSYRWKSKKWQNKALV
- a CDS encoding DUF2920 family protein yields the protein MLKNETYFIDSCDDVELNIKRESKLEYRITYDDSKEMKAIVFIIGGYGANANIHFLESYRKFIAKKFDVVAVNVFYHCFCQRRSDVEKYSAEMTFLLDDIRKFEKAFEEFKVDFEILNNTTSIEKYYHVLDQKMTALKDKGLLDRDYKVDLSVTFVPPNNEYQNFAIMPAIDHINALKDIVKNYPQFKSLPKIYGGGSYGGLVALMCAKIAPWYVDGVIDNSGAALPPLRYIVGRDLNQGDAVLNEDELNSKVYCYVETYWTRKDPSSPYYFADENYLIRALLNKDHLILQAQKNKNIIYTSYHSAKDDLTPSDHKNSMMEILKALGYEVDFHLIDEENIDGKFVKNLTHGCGIPDKALFNKELPILLEKLKDKTFSMKEDSISYPCKNKVFTFKDKGDKFILEIL
- the pstB gene encoding phosphate ABC transporter ATP-binding protein PstB — protein: MIAKTTNLNLFYGKKQALFDINMEIKKNKITALIGASGCGKSTFLRCFNRMNDKIAKTDGLVEIEGKDVKNQDLVMLRKKVGMVFQQPNVFVKSIYDNISYAPKLHGMIKNKDEEDALVEKCLKKVGLFEEVKDKLKQNALALSGGQQQRLCIARALAIKPKLLLLDEPTSALDPISSSVIEELIKELSHNLSMVMVTHNMQQGKRVADYTAFFHLGELIEFGESKEFFENPKEEKTKAYLSGSFG
- the pstA gene encoding phosphate ABC transporter permease PstA, whose amino-acid sequence is MRKLFKQRKKASKNFKRFCKMGFYINLIFLFVFLSSVGYLGIGAFKQTYIYVEADRNNPSYELLSRAEQRKIRTGQVKEKSWLLANSEVDQYMKKNYNKLNDKQKNLVDELVQKQEIKLSFNTNFFFNGDSKSPENSGIFASVVGTLLVMVVCMVVSVPIGVGAAIYLEEFAPQNAFTHFIEVCINNLASIPSILFGLLGLGVFINLFGIPRSSALAGGLTLAIMSLPIVIVSTKAALKSVDINMKNAAYALGMTKVQMIRGIMLPLAMPMILTGSILTLAGAIGETAPLMIIGMIAFIPDVANSIFAPTSVLPAQIFSWSAMPERAFLERTAAGIIMLLLLLVILNLAAILLRRYFQGKLK
- the pstC gene encoding phosphate ABC transporter permease subunit PstC, producing MIKEKIIKLTLFLCAFVSVIVSFAIMLTILIEALKFFQKESVLTFLFSSQWAADAAFVGADGSSKHGVFGALSLFWGTFYISFIAMLTALPLGVMCAIYLGVFAGKKSKNYFKPILETIAGIPTVVFGFFAAIVVAPFIVWFFSFLGIKASFQSALGAGFIMGVMIIPIVASLSQDCIEAVSLKRINGAYALGMTKKEVIFAVILPEAMPGIVAACLLGLSRALGETMIVVMAASLRPNLTMNFLEDMTTVTVKIVEALSGDQAFDSSLALSAFSLGLVLFIITLIINIFSVYLINRFHKRKNL
- a CDS encoding substrate-binding domain-containing protein, translating into MKKLLALSMACFVSLNAAELKIAGSSTVYPFTSFVAEEYAVIKNTKTPIVESIGTGGGFKVFCEGIIDISNASRAIKLSEFETCKKSGVSDIVGVMIGYDGIVLAQNKINTPLNISLHELFLALAKEIPQDGKLIPNPYTNWQQINKNLPNRKITIYGPPSSSGTRDSIEELVMVDISKKIPEYKGAYKTIRQDGVFIPSGENDNLIISKLSVDKEAFGLFGYGFLASNDDKVNAVYIDNVKADEKNISKGKYKLARSLFIYINAKKNPEVFEFAKIYMSDDLAKSGAELEKIGLVPLDEETLKATQKHIKEKTLLTDELVKAGRVF
- a CDS encoding response regulator transcription factor; this encodes MLNIILIEDDKDLNELITLRLSQESMRIYSYFDFFDLETFLDTNEIDLIIMDRNLPSGDSVELIKQLRKKGYIEPVIFLSAKTLQKDILEGFEQGCDDYICKPFDFNELLFRIKAVTKRNKTPKEQISYQDFTLYIDERRLIYQTNTFENLSTLDVELLKCFFNHKNQLLSRQFLSEQVWKNDTTSDKTINTAILRLKQKIPQIKKNIISVRSVGYKLC